In one Nocardioides sp. NBC_00368 genomic region, the following are encoded:
- the rdgB gene encoding RdgB/HAM1 family non-canonical purine NTP pyrophosphatase yields MPAEPKNEPKNEPSIHVASRNAKKLGEMFRILSPLVPGVSVVGLDDVTHYDEPVEDAPDFEGNALIKARAGFKATGLPTVADDSGLCVDALNGMPGVLSARWGGPPKSDERNNELLLAQLSDVPDERRGAHFACAIAFVSDAGEIVVEGRMDGRIIREVRGEGGFGYDVLFVAVDTEDGRTSAELSIEEKDAISHRGRALREIAPQIASVLD; encoded by the coding sequence TTGCCGGCTGAGCCCAAGAACGAGCCCAAGAACGAGCCCAGCATCCACGTCGCCTCGCGCAACGCCAAGAAGCTGGGGGAGATGTTCCGGATCCTCTCGCCGCTGGTGCCCGGGGTCTCGGTCGTCGGCCTCGACGACGTCACCCACTACGACGAGCCGGTGGAGGACGCGCCCGACTTCGAGGGCAACGCGTTGATCAAGGCCAGGGCCGGGTTCAAGGCGACCGGGCTGCCGACGGTCGCCGACGACTCGGGTCTCTGCGTCGACGCGCTCAACGGGATGCCCGGCGTGCTCTCGGCCCGCTGGGGCGGTCCCCCGAAGTCGGACGAGCGCAACAACGAGCTGCTGCTCGCTCAGCTCTCCGACGTCCCCGACGAGCGCCGCGGCGCCCACTTCGCGTGCGCGATCGCCTTCGTATCGGACGCCGGCGAGATCGTCGTCGAGGGACGCATGGACGGCCGGATCATCCGCGAGGTCCGCGGTGAGGGCGGTTTCGGCTACGACGTCCTGTTCGTCGCGGTCGACACCGAGGACGGACGTACGTCGGCCGAGCTGTCGATCGAGGAGAAGGACGCCATCTCCCACCGTGGCCGTGCGCTGCGCGAGATCGCCCCGCAGATCGCCTCCGTGCTCGATTGA
- the rph gene encoding ribonuclease PH — protein sequence MTTRADGRADDELRPIKITRNWLDHAAGSVLIEFGKTRVLCAASASEGVPRWRKGSGLGWVTAEYAMLPASTHERSSRESVKGKIGGRTHEISRLVGRSLRAVIDYKALGENTINIDCDVLQADGGTRTAAITGAYVALADAVASLGVSKALTGSVAAISVGIIDGVPRLDLPYEEDVRAETDMNIVMTGEGKFVEVQGTAEGIAFDRTELDALLALGEKGCADLTKLQEAALAG from the coding sequence GTGACCACACGAGCTGACGGGCGCGCCGACGACGAGCTGCGCCCCATCAAGATCACCCGCAACTGGCTCGACCACGCAGCCGGTTCCGTCCTCATCGAGTTCGGCAAGACCCGCGTCCTGTGCGCCGCCTCGGCCTCCGAGGGTGTGCCGCGCTGGCGCAAGGGCTCCGGGCTGGGCTGGGTGACGGCGGAGTACGCGATGCTGCCGGCCTCCACCCACGAGCGCTCCTCGCGCGAGTCGGTGAAGGGCAAGATCGGCGGACGTACGCACGAGATCTCCCGCCTGGTCGGGCGCTCGCTGCGCGCCGTCATCGACTACAAGGCGCTGGGCGAGAACACCATCAACATCGACTGCGACGTGCTGCAGGCCGACGGTGGCACGCGCACGGCGGCGATCACCGGCGCCTATGTCGCGCTCGCCGACGCGGTGGCCTCGCTGGGCGTCTCGAAGGCGCTGACCGGCTCCGTCGCCGCGATCTCGGTCGGGATCATCGATGGTGTTCCGCGCCTCGACCTGCCCTACGAGGAGGACGTCCGCGCCGAGACCGACATGAACATCGTGATGACCGGCGAGGGCAAGTTCGTCGAGGTGCAGGGCACCGCCGAGGGCATCGCCTTCGACCGCACCGAGCTCGACGCGCTGCTGGCGCTGGGCGAGAAGGGCTGCGCCGACCTGACCAAGCTGCAGGAGGCCGCACTTGCCGGCTGA
- a CDS encoding SGNH/GDSL hydrolase family protein: MGTYLRYAALGDSATVGLGDPTVEGWRGWARLLAEALGQTYDISFCNTAVIGSTSTVVVEQQLADAVAHRPDVASLIVGVNDVMRSTWDTTRLRNDLMTCADALTSQGALLMTARFHDHSVMWPMPGWMKRSIQRRTADLNAIWDEVHATYGGLRLDLGAVPDLHERRFWAADRLHPSELGHRRMARAFGEQLVAYGFSFEPPSLEPGGGLPTSWRQDLAWMAGEGVPWMGRRARDLGPWVVRRAWARPSGEPERETVA, encoded by the coding sequence GTGGGCACCTACCTGCGTTATGCGGCGCTGGGCGACAGCGCCACCGTTGGGCTCGGCGACCCGACTGTCGAGGGTTGGCGAGGATGGGCCCGGCTGCTCGCCGAGGCTCTGGGACAGACGTACGACATCTCCTTCTGCAACACTGCGGTGATCGGCTCGACCTCGACCGTGGTGGTCGAGCAGCAGCTCGCCGACGCGGTGGCGCACCGGCCGGACGTGGCCTCGCTGATCGTCGGGGTCAACGACGTGATGCGCTCGACGTGGGACACGACGAGACTCCGGAACGACCTGATGACCTGCGCCGACGCGCTCACGAGCCAGGGTGCGCTGCTGATGACGGCGCGCTTCCACGACCACTCGGTGATGTGGCCGATGCCGGGCTGGATGAAGCGGTCGATCCAGCGGCGTACGGCCGATCTCAACGCCATCTGGGACGAGGTCCATGCCACCTACGGTGGCCTGCGGCTCGACCTGGGAGCGGTCCCCGACCTGCACGAGCGGCGCTTCTGGGCCGCCGACCGGCTGCATCCCTCCGAGCTCGGCCACCGGCGGATGGCCCGTGCGTTCGGGGAGCAGCTGGTGGCGTACGGCTTCTCCTTCGAGCCGCCCTCGCTGGAGCCGGGCGGTGGGCTGCCGACCAGCTGGCGCCAGGATCTGGCCTGGATGGCCGGTGAGGGCGTGCCGTGGATGGGGCGGCGGGCGCGGGATCTGGGGCCGTGGGTCGTGCGCCGGGCCTGGGCGCGACCCAGCGGTGAACCCGAGCGGGAGACCGTTGCATAG